One Cryptomeria japonica chromosome 9, Sugi_1.0, whole genome shotgun sequence genomic window carries:
- the LOC131038443 gene encoding uncharacterized protein LOC131038443 has translation MDLGRAESQAVKELEEWDLHEEIFWKQKAQIDWLQEGDKNTTFFHKEGYISSMVNSEGILLTSLPTLSHEASQYYSSLFSEDSPLAEDEENMILACIPSLVTNMMNKSLMRLISLSELEEVVFGMRKGKVIGPNGFPIEFLQDFWDIINLDLLEVVWESYGSKQILHALNSTFLVLIPKKEGANQLKFFRSIALCNVVYKTITKEWVRWMMSCVTSSSFFVIINGDSSELFGASRGLRQGDPLSPYLFILMVEGLCGLIKSWVSHGLLQGWRWGHGLPTLSHLQFVNDIALMGVAHLWEAESFRRTLDIYLAASRQKVNEHKSFI, from the exons ATGGATTTGGGTAGGGCAGAATCCCAAGCTGTGAAAGAATTGGAGGAGTGGGATCTTCATGAGgagattttttggaagcaaaagGCCCAGATTGATTGGCTTCAGGAGGGTGACAAGAATACAACATTTTTTCATAAGGAGGGTTATATCTCTTCTATGGTGAATTCAGAAGGTATTCTGCTGACTTCCCTTCCAACTTTGTCTCATGAGGCTTCTCAGTATTATTCTTCTCTCTTTTCGGAAGACTCACCTCTAGCTGAGGATGAGGAGAATATGATCCTTGCTTgtattccatctttagttaccaaTATGATGAATAAGTCCCTCATGCGTTTGATTTCTTTGTCTGAATTGGAGGAGGTTGTTTTTGGGATGCGCAAGGGTAAAGTCATTGGTCCGAATGGTTTTCCTATTGAATTTTtacaagatttttgggatattattaattTGGATTTGTTGGAAGTGGTTTGGGAATCCTATGGTAGTAAACAAATACTCCATGCCTTGAATTCTACTTTCCTTGTTCTTATTCCTAAAAAGGAAGGTGCTAACCAGTTGAAGTTTTTTAGGTCCATTGCTCTGTGTAATGTGGTCTACAAAACTATTACTAAg GAGTGGGTCAGATGGATGAtgagttgtgttacttcttcttccttctttgttATTATTAATGGTGATTCATCTGAGTTATTTGGAGCTTCTAGAGGTCTTCGCCAGGGGGATCCTCTTTCTCCATATttgtttattcttatggtggaGGGCCTTTGTGGGCTTATTAAGTCTTGGGTTTCTCATGgcttgcttcaaggttggaggtggGGTCATGGGTTGCCTACGctttctcatcttcagtttgtgaaTGATATTGCTCTCATGGGGGTTGCTCATCTTTGGGAGGCTGAATCTTTTAGACGGACTTTAGATATTTATTTGGCTGCTTCGAGGCAGAAAGTCAATGAGCATAAATCTTTTATCTAG